The Methanosphaera sp. sequence ATTTCCAATTCCAATGTATATTTTTGGTTCATTTAGGAAGTTTCCTTCATCAAGTTTTAGTGATAGGATCTGTGAAAGATTAAGTCTTGGAATTGTCTTATTTTCATATGATGTGAAGATTATGTCACGTCCTTTAAGAACTACTGAACATTTTCCATATCCATCCAATTTTATTCTTCCTACTGCTTCCCCTTTATTTATGTAAGGTATTAATTCTGGATCTATTTCTTCTTTACTAAAAAATGACATTATTATCACGATCTATTTTTTTTAAAGTTGGAATGTATTTAAATACAAATCATTAATATTATCTTATAACTTTTTTCATATTTAATAATTTAATCTTATTAATATTATTTTAATTGTTTATTTAAGGTTTTTAATTACTGTAGGCTTTTTATTTTCAATTACTAGTTGCATAAAATCATATGCATAGTGTGTATTTTCAAATACAGCTTTTGCTTCATCTTCAAGTTCTTTTGATTCTGTGTATCTGTTTGACAGGTGTGTTAACACTAAAAGATTTACACCTGCATCTTTTGCAATATATGCTGCATCTTCAGCTACTGTATGTCCATTTTCCTTTGCTTTTGTGCGTATATCTTTTGTAAATGTTGCCTCATGAATTAGTACATCAGCATCACGAGCAAACTCCACCATTGCATCACATGGTATTGTATCACCACTAAATACTAGTTTTATACCTTTACGTGGTGGTCCTGTTACTTGTTGTGGTTTTATTATTTTTCCATCAACTTCAACATCTTCTCCACTTTGTAGTTTTCCAAATAGTGGTCCTGGCTTTATTCCTAGATCTATTGCTTTTTGTCTTAGGAATTTTGGCTGTCTTATCTGTTCTATTTTATATGCATAGTCTGGTACTGTATGTTTCATTAGCCTTGCTTCTATTTTAAAGTCATCTTGTCTGTATACTTCACAGTTTTGTTCTGTTATTTCATGTGTTATTATTTCATATCCTATTGTTGCATAGCCTAGATGTTTTATATTTTCAAGTAGTTGTCCTATTCCTTTAGGCCCATAGATGTTAAGTGGTCTGTCTCGTCCTCTGAATGCTAGTGATTGTATAAGTGCTGGAAGTCCTAGTATGTGATCTCCATGAAGGTGTGTTATGTAGATATCATCTAGTTTCATTGGACTTATTTCTGCTTCCATTAATTGTTTTTGTGTTGCTTCTCCACAATCTAGTAGTATCATACGATCTGATACTTTTACAACTATTGATGTATGATTTCTTTTTCGTGTTGGAATTGCTGATGCTGTACCTAAAAATGTAACTTCTATAATAAACAGCCCCTATTGTATTATTTTTTTTGTTAAGAGAGGATGAAGATTTTCTCATCCATTTTCTATTAGTATAATATAAGTTTATGTTTTTTAATTCATTTAATTATTTTATATTAATAATAAAAACTATAAATATAATACAATAATAGAGAAATAAACTTTTTTAAATTTAAATAAAATATTTATGGGGAAATGATTATTAATGACTATTTTTAGTGATGATCGTATTATTGAAAATATATATGATGATATAGGATTTGAAGATATTACAACAAACAGCTTAGTAGATGATGATAAATGGGCACAGGCAACAGTTATATGTAAAGAAGATGCAGTAATTGCTGGTATGGATGTTGCATGTTTTATTCTTGAATACTTTAATTTAAGTATTGTAAGTCAATACTTTGATGGAGATAAAGCAAAAAAGGGTGATGTAATACTTGAATATGAAGGAAGTGCAAAAGACATACTAATATCAGAACGTAGCATACTTAACTACCTAATGCATCTTAGTGGTATTGCAACAACTGTTAATAAAACAGTAAAAAGAGTTCACAAAGTTAAT is a genomic window containing:
- the rnz gene encoding ribonuclease Z: MEVTFLGTASAIPTRKRNHTSIVVKVSDRMILLDCGEATQKQLMEAEISPMKLDDIYITHLHGDHILGLPALIQSLAFRGRDRPLNIYGPKGIGQLLENIKHLGYATIGYEIITHEITEQNCEVYRQDDFKIEARLMKHTVPDYAYKIEQIRQPKFLRQKAIDLGIKPGPLFGKLQSGEDVEVDGKIIKPQQVTGPPRKGIKLVFSGDTIPCDAMVEFARDADVLIHEATFTKDIRTKAKENGHTVAEDAAYIAKDAGVNLLVLTHLSNRYTESKELEDEAKAVFENTHYAYDFMQLVIENKKPTVIKNLK